One Gimesia aquarii DNA segment encodes these proteins:
- the groL gene encoding chaperonin GroEL (60 kDa chaperone family; promotes refolding of misfolded polypeptides especially under stressful conditions; forms two stacked rings of heptamers to form a barrel-shaped 14mer; ends can be capped by GroES; misfolded proteins enter the barrel where they are refolded when GroES binds): MAKLLSFDEEARKSLLAGVTKLSRAVSSTLGPRGRNAVLDKGWGTPKVTKDGVTVAEDIELEDPFENMGVQLVKEAASKTNDVAGDGTTTATVLAEAIYREGLKYIASGADPMALSRGVQKAVDAVVEQIEKISKEVKGKDKKAIETVATIAGNNDPAIGKILADALLKVGADGVITVEEGRSVSTEVDLVEGMQFERGFLSPHFVTDEDNQTCDLERVRILIYEEKISSAQALVPLLEQVSKDGSPLLIIAEDIEGEALATLVVNKLRGILKVCAVKAPGYGDRRKAMLEDIAVLTGGKAIFKDLGIKLEAVELKDLGQAKKVHINTDNTTIVSGGGNKAAVSGRADQIRAEIEVTDSEYDREKLQERLAKLAGGVAQINVGAATETEMKERKDLIDDALSATRAAIEEGIVPGGGIALLRSTKSLNNLKLSGDQALGVSLIQRVLEMPLRAIAENAGLDGSVVSNRVKKDKSNSFGYDALNDRYGDMFDFGVVDPAKVVRSSLQNAASVATLLMTTDSIVVEEPKDEEDDHHHDDHHDMGGMGGMGGMPGMGGMGGGMPGMGGMPGMGGF, from the coding sequence GTGGCAAAACTTTTAAGCTTTGACGAAGAGGCCAGAAAGAGTTTATTGGCAGGCGTCACCAAATTATCGCGGGCAGTAAGCAGTACGCTTGGTCCCCGAGGACGTAATGCTGTCTTAGACAAAGGCTGGGGAACCCCCAAGGTGACCAAAGATGGTGTCACTGTAGCGGAAGACATCGAACTGGAAGACCCATTTGAAAATATGGGAGTCCAATTAGTAAAAGAGGCTGCATCAAAAACAAATGATGTCGCCGGCGATGGCACCACAACGGCCACCGTTTTGGCAGAAGCCATTTACCGGGAAGGTCTGAAGTACATTGCTTCTGGTGCAGATCCAATGGCACTGAGTCGTGGTGTTCAGAAAGCCGTCGATGCCGTGGTAGAGCAGATTGAAAAAATCTCCAAAGAAGTAAAAGGCAAGGATAAAAAGGCAATTGAAACGGTTGCCACTATTGCGGGCAACAATGACCCGGCAATTGGAAAGATCCTGGCCGACGCTCTACTAAAAGTCGGAGCAGATGGTGTGATCACTGTAGAAGAAGGGCGCAGTGTCTCAACAGAAGTAGATCTGGTAGAGGGCATGCAGTTCGAACGCGGTTTCCTTTCACCTCACTTTGTGACTGATGAAGATAATCAAACCTGCGATCTGGAACGGGTTCGTATCTTAATCTACGAAGAAAAAATCAGTTCGGCTCAAGCATTAGTGCCATTGCTGGAGCAGGTTTCCAAAGATGGTTCACCACTTTTAATCATCGCAGAAGATATTGAAGGTGAAGCATTAGCAACTTTAGTTGTGAATAAGCTGCGAGGAATCCTTAAAGTCTGTGCTGTAAAAGCTCCTGGCTACGGTGATCGTCGCAAAGCCATGCTTGAAGACATTGCCGTTTTGACTGGTGGTAAAGCCATTTTCAAGGATCTTGGCATTAAACTGGAAGCGGTTGAACTGAAAGATCTTGGCCAAGCCAAAAAGGTTCATATCAACACCGATAATACAACCATCGTTAGTGGTGGTGGAAATAAAGCTGCTGTGAGTGGTCGTGCTGACCAAATCCGAGCAGAAATTGAAGTCACTGACAGTGAATATGATCGTGAAAAACTCCAGGAACGTTTGGCAAAGCTTGCCGGCGGTGTAGCACAAATTAACGTGGGTGCTGCCACCGAAACAGAAATGAAAGAACGAAAAGACCTGATTGATGATGCACTCTCTGCAACCCGTGCTGCCATCGAAGAAGGTATTGTTCCCGGAGGTGGAATTGCATTACTAAGATCTACCAAATCGCTCAATAATTTAAAGCTGTCTGGCGATCAAGCTTTAGGGGTTTCTTTAATCCAAAGAGTTCTGGAAATGCCGCTACGGGCAATTGCAGAAAACGCAGGTCTCGATGGCTCCGTTGTCTCAAACCGCGTGAAAAAAGACAAAAGTAATTCCTTTGGTTATGACGCCTTGAATGATCGTTATGGCGATATGTTTGACTTTGGTGTCGTTGATCCAGCAAAAGTAGTACGCTCTTCATTACAGAATGCAGCCAGTGTTGCCACCTTGCTCATGACAACAGACTCCATCGTAGTAGAAGAACCGAAAGACGAAGAAGACGATCATCATCATGACGACCACCACGACATGGGTGGGATGGGAGGCATGGGCGGCATGCCGGGCATGGGTGGTATGGGTGGCGGAATGCCAGGCATGGGTGGTATGCCAGGCATGGGAGGCTTCTAG
- the grpE gene encoding nucleotide exchange factor GrpE, translating to MEQPEEIQNQPEENPIEEAEKETVDETPTIEEQLQTALAERDEAQDRFLRSQAELDNTRKRYQKELAQTRQYAAAPFIQSLLPALDNLKRAIDAAESADHVDELKQGVEMVAKQIVDIFSQHDIKAIDALGKPFDPNLHEALQQLPSDEHPPMTVMQELEQGFILNDRVVRPTKVIVSSGPTES from the coding sequence ATGGAACAGCCTGAAGAAATTCAGAATCAACCCGAAGAAAATCCCATAGAAGAGGCAGAAAAAGAAACGGTTGATGAAACGCCGACTATAGAAGAACAATTACAAACAGCACTAGCGGAACGAGATGAAGCACAAGATCGCTTTTTACGTTCGCAAGCCGAGTTGGACAACACCCGCAAACGCTATCAGAAAGAATTGGCACAAACACGCCAATATGCAGCCGCACCTTTTATTCAGAGCTTATTGCCAGCATTGGACAATCTCAAACGAGCTATCGACGCAGCAGAAAGCGCGGACCACGTTGATGAACTCAAACAGGGTGTGGAAATGGTGGCAAAACAAATTGTGGATATCTTTTCACAGCATGACATCAAAGCCATTGATGCATTAGGAAAACCGTTTGATCCCAACCTGCATGAAGCATTACAACAGCTCCCCTCGGATGAACATCCTCCGATGACTGTGATGCAGGAACTCGAACAGGGCTTCATTCTGAATGACCGTGTGGTTCGCCCAACCAAAGTCATCGTTTCCTCTGGTCCTACCGAAAGTTAA
- a CDS encoding DMT family transporter yields MKTIKGTSSNTRVLSPTHNSESQHESGLSPGVRGTLFGLISALAYTAANIALREAAVDNNADWAIWISALKSIPAAIAGWVIVAYRDFQGLPSLPPRRLVIPLILTGLVMQFGGNVMFQWSLSLGGLALSVPLCFATLLTTGALLGRIFLEEAITRRMLVSMLVLTAAIVLLSLGAHQAEVSVYEHMEHHTNSMSTVALTIFVACFSGCAYGAGGTVIRGSVRGELSISATLVLISTTGLVCLTTVAIYRLGFSILWETTPWQYFVMLIAGIMNAIAFFAIGASMKYLSVTRVNLLNASQTAMAAFAGVIFFGEELTVWLLTGTALTIGGLFLMEKKRPPIPNSPVGETSQSNENLQEGNSNG; encoded by the coding sequence ATGAAGACTATTAAAGGGACTTCATCGAATACGCGCGTTCTCTCTCCGACTCACAACTCTGAAAGCCAGCATGAGAGCGGTCTCTCTCCTGGAGTACGTGGGACCCTGTTCGGACTGATATCAGCACTTGCTTACACAGCAGCCAATATTGCTCTACGAGAGGCTGCAGTCGATAACAATGCCGATTGGGCAATTTGGATCTCTGCACTCAAATCCATTCCTGCGGCGATCGCAGGCTGGGTCATTGTTGCTTATCGTGATTTTCAAGGACTACCCTCACTACCCCCTCGTCGGCTCGTCATCCCATTAATCCTGACTGGCCTGGTAATGCAATTTGGTGGCAACGTTATGTTCCAGTGGTCGCTAAGTCTGGGTGGGTTGGCGCTTTCTGTACCTCTGTGTTTTGCCACGCTACTCACAACAGGTGCTTTATTAGGACGTATTTTTCTGGAAGAAGCAATTACACGCCGCATGCTTGTATCTATGTTGGTACTAACTGCAGCCATCGTGCTACTCAGCCTGGGAGCCCATCAAGCAGAAGTTTCTGTTTACGAGCATATGGAACACCATACGAATTCAATGAGCACCGTAGCGCTGACCATTTTTGTTGCCTGTTTCTCAGGCTGTGCTTATGGAGCTGGTGGTACTGTCATTCGTGGTTCCGTCAGAGGCGAACTTTCCATTTCGGCAACACTGGTTTTAATCAGCACGACCGGTTTAGTTTGTCTAACGACTGTTGCCATTTATAGACTCGGTTTTTCAATTCTATGGGAGACGACACCCTGGCAATATTTTGTCATGTTAATTGCAGGCATTATGAATGCGATTGCCTTCTTCGCCATCGGAGCATCCATGAAATACCTGAGTGTGACGCGCGTCAATTTATTGAATGCCTCTCAAACAGCAATGGCTGCTTTTGCAGGTGTGATTTTCTTTGGTGAAGAATTAACCGTCTGGCTATTAACTGGTACTGCACTCACTATTGGTGGTCTCTTTTTAATGGAAAAAAAGAGACCGCCTATTCCCAATAGCCCCGTGGGTGAAACATCCCAATCGAATGAAAATTTGCAAGAGGGTAATTCAAATGGATAA
- the dnaJ gene encoding molecular chaperone DnaJ, protein MASKRDYYEVLNVSREVTTVEIKKAYKKLALENHPDRNPGDEEAIKRFKEASEAFEVLGDEKKRAHYDRYGHADFGSGGSQFHDVSDIFSAFGDLFEGFGFKSSSQRGGNRPRQGESLRTSIQIDLLDAASGCEREINITRQETCETCHGSGAKPGTQPDDCDYCGGAGQVVQSQGFFRVQTTCPRCRGAGTVISDKCTDCHGQGRVARDTTLDVKVPAGIDNGMQLCLRGEGNPGANGGPRGDLYVVVGVDEHPLFRRQEQELSCHVPITYTQAVLGANIEIPTLEGRHDLKIPSGTQPGEVFRLKGLGMPNPHGGRRGDLHVVVQIDVPKKISEREEELLRDLAEIEHTEVSQHRSPNRNSFFDKLKEYFTHSD, encoded by the coding sequence ATGGCATCGAAACGCGATTATTATGAAGTTCTCAATGTATCGCGCGAAGTGACCACCGTTGAGATCAAGAAAGCATACAAAAAGCTGGCGTTAGAGAACCATCCTGACCGGAATCCTGGTGACGAAGAGGCTATAAAACGTTTTAAAGAAGCATCAGAGGCCTTCGAGGTCCTGGGGGATGAGAAAAAACGCGCCCACTACGACCGCTATGGCCATGCTGATTTTGGATCTGGAGGGAGTCAGTTTCATGACGTATCTGATATCTTCAGTGCGTTTGGAGACCTCTTTGAAGGGTTCGGATTCAAAAGTTCGTCACAAAGAGGTGGAAATCGTCCGCGACAAGGCGAAAGCCTGCGAACGAGCATCCAAATTGATTTACTCGATGCTGCATCGGGCTGTGAACGGGAAATTAACATCACCCGTCAGGAAACCTGTGAAACATGTCATGGTTCTGGCGCCAAACCAGGCACACAACCAGACGATTGTGATTACTGCGGTGGAGCAGGGCAGGTCGTCCAATCACAGGGTTTTTTCCGAGTTCAAACAACGTGTCCTCGCTGCCGTGGTGCAGGCACCGTCATTTCAGATAAGTGCACCGATTGTCATGGGCAAGGCCGGGTTGCTCGTGACACGACGTTAGACGTCAAAGTACCAGCGGGCATTGACAATGGAATGCAACTTTGCCTGAGAGGCGAAGGGAATCCGGGAGCCAATGGTGGACCACGCGGCGATCTGTATGTGGTAGTGGGCGTTGACGAACACCCTCTGTTCCGACGACAAGAACAAGAACTGAGTTGTCACGTTCCTATCACATATACCCAAGCGGTTCTCGGAGCCAACATTGAGATTCCCACTTTGGAAGGACGACACGATTTAAAGATTCCGTCCGGTACTCAACCGGGTGAAGTCTTTCGCCTGAAAGGCCTTGGTATGCCGAACCCTCATGGCGGTCGCCGAGGAGATTTGCATGTCGTAGTCCAAATTGATGTACCCAAGAAAATTTCAGAACGTGAAGAAGAACTGCTGCGTGATTTAGCTGAAATTGAACATACAGAAGTTTCACAGCATCGTAGTCCCAATCGAAATTCGTTTTTTGATAAACTAAAGGAATACTTTACACACTCAGATTAA
- a CDS encoding Gfo/Idh/MocA family protein: MNPNPSQTSNTTRREFIKNGSAAVAAVSTLSSAALARTPQTAALQSGLFAGGTDVIRVGLIGCGGRGTGAAAQALSADPNAKLVAMGDAFYDHLDKSHKNLKKNPVAKQVQVDADHKFVGFDAYQKVIDCVDVVLLTTPPHFRPMQMRAAIEAGKHVFAEKPVAVDAPGVRSILETCKLAKEKNLSIVSGLCWRYHQGMRETFKQIHDGAAGDIMAIQCSYNTRGLWMFKREPEWSDMEWQLRNWLYFTWLSGDFNNEQHVHSLDKMAWAMKDQTPISCSGTGGRQTRTGKDYGHIYDHFAIAYEYPNGVKGFSRCRQQDGCAVDVSDHVFGTKGRVDVFKHRIYNPKGEKTWQFRGKSKNMYQVEHDEFFESIRSGKAINNGEYMTKSTMLAIMGRMAAYTGKTVTWEMAMNSTEDLTPDSYEWSSLPVPPVAMPGVTAFK, encoded by the coding sequence ATGAATCCCAATCCTTCACAGACTTCAAACACAACACGACGTGAGTTTATTAAAAATGGTTCCGCGGCCGTTGCCGCTGTATCCACATTATCGAGTGCTGCTCTGGCCAGAACACCTCAAACGGCCGCGCTGCAATCTGGTTTGTTTGCGGGAGGCACAGACGTCATTCGTGTGGGCTTGATTGGATGCGGAGGACGTGGAACCGGTGCGGCAGCACAAGCACTTTCAGCCGACCCCAATGCGAAACTAGTGGCAATGGGCGACGCGTTTTATGACCATCTTGACAAGAGTCATAAAAACTTAAAAAAGAACCCTGTGGCGAAACAGGTGCAAGTCGATGCAGACCATAAATTTGTTGGTTTCGATGCTTATCAAAAAGTGATTGACTGTGTCGATGTTGTTCTGTTAACAACACCCCCTCATTTCCGTCCGATGCAAATGCGTGCGGCGATTGAAGCGGGTAAACATGTTTTTGCAGAAAAACCGGTAGCTGTGGACGCACCTGGCGTTCGTTCCATTTTGGAAACCTGCAAGTTAGCCAAGGAGAAAAATCTCTCTATCGTGTCGGGTCTCTGCTGGCGCTACCACCAGGGAATGCGTGAAACATTTAAGCAGATCCATGACGGTGCCGCTGGCGATATAATGGCTATCCAATGTAGTTATAACACGCGTGGCTTATGGATGTTCAAGCGAGAACCGGAATGGAGTGACATGGAATGGCAGTTGAGAAACTGGCTGTATTTCACGTGGCTCTCAGGAGATTTTAATAATGAACAGCACGTTCATAGTTTGGATAAAATGGCCTGGGCAATGAAAGATCAGACTCCGATTTCCTGTAGTGGAACTGGTGGCCGTCAGACCCGGACTGGGAAAGATTACGGCCACATCTACGATCACTTTGCCATCGCTTATGAATATCCTAATGGAGTAAAAGGATTTAGCCGTTGCCGGCAACAGGATGGTTGTGCCGTTGATGTCTCTGATCACGTTTTTGGAACCAAAGGTCGCGTCGATGTGTTTAAACATCGTATCTATAACCCTAAAGGTGAAAAAACCTGGCAATTCCGAGGAAAAAGTAAAAACATGTACCAGGTTGAACATGATGAATTCTTCGAAAGTATTCGCTCAGGAAAAGCAATTAATAATGGTGAGTACATGACGAAGAGTACGATGCTTGCCATTATGGGGCGAATGGCCGCTTATACCGGTAAAACCGTTACCTGGGAAATGGCGATGAACTCCACAGAAGATTTAACTCCAGACAGCTATGAATGGAGTTCATTGCCTGTTCCTCCTGTGGCGATGCCTGGAGTGACTGCCTTTAAATAA
- a CDS encoding DNA gyrase inhibitor YacG codes for MIQPQTCPICRKVVTVKASDEQSPFPFCSKKCRDVDLFRWSEGKYAIVEDLDPRLIELQRLEQEDEDY; via the coding sequence ATGATTCAACCTCAAACATGTCCCATATGTCGAAAAGTCGTCACAGTTAAAGCTAGTGATGAACAATCTCCGTTCCCTTTTTGTAGCAAAAAATGCCGCGATGTCGATCTGTTCCGTTGGTCTGAAGGAAAGTATGCAATCGTAGAAGACCTGGATCCTCGTTTGATTGAGTTACAACGGCTGGAACAAGAGGATGAAGACTATTAA
- a CDS encoding gamma carbonic anhydrase family protein, producing MDNSHSAPEWPQIASEIPAHPELPYPEVGCDWNALHCRPLIDSTVWVAPDAIVTGRVRLKAHSSVWHQCVLRGDLEYIEVGEETNVQDGSILHTDYEHPCILGDRVTLGHSAIVHGSVVEDDAMIAIGATILSRCVIGKGALIAAGSLVREGIHIPPNTLWAGCPARQIKVLTEPQQERLKATWQHYVNLGVASLKRFGRQHIDALIQSDESR from the coding sequence ATGGATAACTCGCATTCTGCTCCTGAATGGCCTCAAATCGCTTCTGAAATTCCTGCCCATCCCGAATTACCATACCCCGAAGTCGGCTGCGATTGGAATGCTTTACATTGCCGGCCACTGATTGATTCAACTGTCTGGGTAGCCCCTGATGCCATAGTTACAGGTAGAGTTCGTTTGAAAGCACACAGTTCTGTTTGGCATCAGTGCGTATTAAGAGGCGATTTAGAATACATTGAAGTGGGGGAAGAGACCAACGTGCAAGATGGTTCCATTTTGCATACAGATTACGAGCACCCCTGCATTCTAGGAGATCGGGTTACGTTGGGACATTCTGCGATTGTGCATGGTTCAGTCGTCGAAGATGATGCCATGATTGCCATCGGCGCCACTATTCTCAGCCGGTGCGTCATAGGCAAAGGGGCTCTGATTGCTGCGGGCTCCCTGGTACGTGAAGGAATCCACATTCCACCCAATACTCTTTGGGCTGGCTGTCCCGCACGACAAATTAAGGTGCTCACAGAACCGCAACAAGAACGTTTGAAGGCAACCTGGCAGCATTACGTAAATTTGGGAGTTGCCAGCCTGAAACGTTTTGGCCGCCAACATATCGACGCTCTCATTCAATCTGATGAATCGCGTTGA
- the groES gene encoding co-chaperone GroES, which translates to MELNPLDDRIVIEPNVAEETTAGGIVLPDTAQEKPQSGTVVAVGPGRLLESGERCPVAVGVGDEVLYGKYGGTDIEVSGKEVKILRESDILAKIMK; encoded by the coding sequence ATGGAACTGAATCCCCTTGATGACCGTATTGTCATTGAACCAAATGTTGCGGAAGAAACCACAGCCGGTGGAATTGTTTTGCCTGATACCGCTCAGGAAAAACCACAAAGCGGTACTGTTGTCGCCGTTGGTCCAGGACGACTTCTGGAAAGTGGTGAACGTTGCCCCGTTGCCGTTGGAGTAGGAGACGAAGTACTCTACGGCAAGTATGGTGGAACTGATATCGAAGTGAGTGGCAAAGAAGTCAAGATTTTACGTGAAAGCGATATTCTTGCCAAAATCATGAAATAA
- the groL gene encoding chaperonin GroEL (60 kDa chaperone family; promotes refolding of misfolded polypeptides especially under stressful conditions; forms two stacked rings of heptamers to form a barrel-shaped 14mer; ends can be capped by GroES; misfolded proteins enter the barrel where they are refolded when GroES binds) has protein sequence MAKQLLFEDRARTKLKKGVQTISDAVAITMGPTGRNVIIDKSFGNPLVTKDGVTVSKEVELEDPFENMGAKLVNEVASKTSDIAGDGTTTATVLARSIYQEGLRGISLGANPMIVRRGIDKAVAAAVQAIEELAKPVTEKSEIAQVGAISANNDSVIGDLIADAVEKVGRDGVITVEEGKGNETALNFADGMQFDKGYISPYFVTDTEGMKTILEDCYILIHESKISALRDLVPLLEKVSQTGKPLLIIAEDVEGEPLTALVVNKLRGVLNVAAVKAPGFGDRRKAMLADIAVLTGGTVISEDLGIKLESVELSQLGQAKQIEITKDSCTLIEGAGETEALQARVAQIRGQLQKTDSEYDREKFQERLAKLTGGVAIISVGAATETEMKQTKARMEDALHATRAAVEEGILPGGGVALLRSIEAVENVKGKNGDEKIGIAIVARALEGPIRQIAENCGTDGAVVADEVKQLTGSKGYNANSGEYVDMFKAGIIDPAKVVKNALKNAASIAGLMLTTQVLVTRSDSTEGDKLADVEGSVR, from the coding sequence GTGGCAAAGCAACTATTGTTTGAAGATCGCGCACGTACTAAGCTTAAAAAGGGCGTGCAAACTATTAGCGACGCTGTAGCCATCACAATGGGTCCTACGGGACGCAATGTGATCATTGATAAAAGCTTTGGAAATCCCTTGGTGACCAAAGACGGTGTTACAGTCAGTAAGGAAGTCGAACTCGAAGATCCCTTCGAAAATATGGGAGCCAAACTGGTCAACGAAGTCGCTTCTAAGACCAGCGACATTGCTGGGGACGGTACAACGACTGCGACTGTTTTAGCTCGTTCCATCTATCAGGAAGGCCTGCGAGGCATCTCCCTCGGAGCGAATCCTATGATCGTTCGCCGCGGAATCGACAAAGCTGTCGCTGCTGCGGTACAAGCAATCGAAGAACTCGCTAAACCTGTGACGGAAAAGTCAGAAATTGCTCAGGTCGGTGCGATCTCGGCGAATAATGATTCTGTCATTGGAGACCTCATCGCTGACGCGGTAGAGAAAGTGGGCCGTGACGGTGTGATCACTGTCGAAGAAGGCAAAGGGAATGAAACAGCCCTCAACTTTGCCGATGGGATGCAGTTCGATAAAGGCTACATTTCTCCTTACTTTGTCACCGACACGGAAGGCATGAAAACGATCCTTGAGGATTGCTATATTTTGATTCATGAATCAAAAATCTCCGCATTGCGAGATTTAGTTCCTCTTCTGGAAAAAGTATCTCAAACGGGCAAACCTCTTCTAATTATCGCTGAAGATGTTGAAGGTGAGCCACTGACAGCATTAGTTGTCAATAAGTTACGGGGCGTCCTGAATGTTGCCGCAGTCAAAGCCCCCGGCTTTGGTGATCGTCGTAAAGCAATGTTGGCAGATATTGCTGTGCTCACTGGTGGTACTGTTATTTCCGAAGACCTTGGTATCAAACTGGAATCTGTCGAATTAAGTCAGCTGGGCCAAGCCAAGCAGATCGAAATCACGAAAGACTCATGCACACTGATTGAAGGGGCCGGAGAGACTGAGGCACTGCAGGCGCGTGTTGCTCAAATTCGTGGACAACTGCAAAAAACCGATAGCGAATATGATCGTGAAAAATTCCAGGAACGGCTTGCCAAACTAACCGGTGGCGTGGCTATTATTTCTGTCGGTGCTGCCACCGAAACTGAAATGAAGCAAACCAAAGCCCGCATGGAAGACGCATTACACGCAACTCGCGCTGCTGTCGAAGAAGGAATTCTTCCTGGTGGTGGGGTGGCACTTCTGCGATCCATCGAAGCCGTTGAAAATGTCAAAGGCAAAAATGGCGATGAAAAGATTGGTATCGCCATCGTAGCCCGTGCTTTGGAAGGACCAATTCGCCAAATCGCCGAAAACTGTGGAACCGATGGTGCTGTCGTCGCTGACGAAGTAAAACAACTTACTGGGTCCAAAGGCTATAATGCCAACAGTGGCGAATACGTTGATATGTTTAAAGCAGGAATTATCGATCCAGCTAAGGTTGTGAAAAACGCCTTGAAGAACGCTGCTTCGATCGCTGGCCTGATGTTGACCACACAAGTCCTAGTGACTCGAAGTGACAGCACTGAAGGCGACAAACTGGCTGATGTCGAAGGAAGTGTTCGGTAA
- a CDS encoding FmdB family zinc ribbon protein: protein MPTYDYECSQCEHKWEEFQSITAKPLRKCPACGKLRAKRVIGAGAGIIFKGSGFYQTDYRSSSYKKAAEADSKAQSASSESKTGKDSGSTDKSSSSES from the coding sequence ATGCCAACCTACGACTATGAATGCTCCCAGTGTGAACATAAATGGGAAGAGTTTCAGTCTATTACTGCAAAACCACTGAGAAAATGCCCAGCCTGCGGCAAGCTTCGTGCAAAGCGAGTCATTGGTGCTGGTGCCGGTATCATTTTCAAAGGATCAGGATTTTACCAAACTGATTACCGCAGCAGTTCTTATAAAAAAGCAGCGGAGGCAGATAGTAAGGCTCAATCAGCGAGTTCCGAATCCAAAACCGGCAAAGATTCAGGTTCAACTGACAAGAGTTCCTCATCTGAATCCTGA